In Synechocystis sp. PCC 6714, the following are encoded in one genomic region:
- a CDS encoding flavin monoamine oxidase family protein: MSSLSWDCIIVGSGLSGLIAARNLSRANHSVLVIEAQERLGGRMYGEYLPSGQWIDRGGQWVGPTQDRFLALLDEYNVGRFPSPSDGLKVLLFNGKRYEFDGFFQGVFQGEVPKISSDEWNDAMAAWEKFDTLAQGLDEQHPKATAENKKLDSQTFADWIKENTQTEFGHWYFAYMCRAVGFLGPAEPSQVSLLHVLWGHKSASQGENPEAELLHGGAGQIPQKIAAELGDSILLGEPVIHISQDNRGIEITTTKGKYQGKFAIVATPPHLAGRITYSPPMPPLRQQLTQRVPMGTCCKLLISYDRPFWRERGLAGIGLGNTTWIELCADSSDPTTGVGVIASFVVGDRYAKWIAMGAEERRQGVLSDLALYFGEEALSPVTYDEVDWPSEQWVGGGYAAFMPPGVWTSFGQALSAPVGRVHWAGTEIAPRWAGFFDGAVRTGESSSEAIVSLLKKS; encoded by the coding sequence ATGTCTTCATTATCTTGGGATTGCATAATTGTCGGTTCAGGATTGTCGGGGTTGATAGCTGCCCGTAATTTATCTCGGGCTAACCATTCTGTCTTGGTTATTGAAGCCCAGGAGAGATTGGGGGGGAGAATGTATGGAGAATATTTGCCATCGGGACAATGGATTGACCGGGGAGGCCAATGGGTAGGCCCCACCCAGGATCGTTTTCTGGCGTTGCTTGATGAATATAATGTGGGACGTTTTCCCAGTCCCTCCGACGGCTTGAAGGTACTGTTATTTAATGGGAAGCGTTACGAGTTTGATGGTTTTTTTCAAGGGGTGTTCCAAGGGGAAGTCCCGAAAATAAGTTCTGATGAATGGAATGATGCCATGGCGGCCTGGGAAAAATTCGACACCCTTGCCCAGGGTTTGGACGAGCAACATCCCAAGGCTACGGCGGAAAATAAAAAATTAGATAGTCAAACCTTTGCCGATTGGATTAAAGAAAACACCCAGACGGAATTTGGTCATTGGTATTTTGCCTATATGTGCCGTGCTGTGGGATTTTTGGGCCCTGCCGAGCCGTCCCAGGTATCCTTGTTGCACGTTTTGTGGGGCCATAAATCTGCCTCCCAAGGGGAAAATCCTGAAGCTGAACTGTTACACGGTGGGGCAGGGCAAATCCCTCAAAAAATTGCCGCTGAATTGGGTGATTCTATTCTGTTGGGAGAGCCGGTTATACATATTAGCCAAGACAACCGGGGGATAGAGATAACTACTACGAAAGGAAAATACCAAGGAAAATTTGCCATTGTGGCAACCCCACCCCATTTGGCCGGAAGAATTACCTATAGTCCCCCCATGCCTCCTCTCCGTCAGCAACTCACCCAAAGAGTACCCATGGGAACCTGTTGTAAACTCTTAATTTCCTACGATCGCCCTTTTTGGCGGGAGAGAGGGTTAGCGGGCATTGGCTTGGGCAACACCACCTGGATCGAATTATGTGCCGATAGTTCTGACCCCACCACGGGGGTTGGGGTAATTGCTTCCTTTGTAGTCGGCGATCGTTATGCAAAATGGATTGCCATGGGTGCAGAGGAACGTCGCCAAGGAGTGTTGTCAGATTTGGCCCTGTATTTTGGGGAAGAAGCCTTATCCCCTGTCACCTACGATGAAGTTGATTGGCCTAGCGAACAATGGGTTGGGGGAGGATATGCTGCCTTTATGCCCCCCGGAGTCTGGACAAGTTTTGGGCAAGCCTTGAGTGCTCCGGTGGGTCGTGTTCACTGGGCAGGAACAGAAATAGCCCCCCGTTGGGCCGGTTTTTTTGATGGTGCAGTCCGCACGGGGGAATCGTCATCCGAAGCTATCGTTAGTCTGCTCAAAAAAAGCTGA
- the recJ gene encoding single-stranded-DNA-specific exonuclease RecJ, with the protein MAQFRWQLIPPVTPPAIFVEQVRHYCDQSSGKFAAQLLWQRGIQSAAQLAGFLSPECYTPTSAWEFGQEMKWAVQRLGQAMAKGEKVTIWGDFDADGITSTAVLWEGLGQFLAQGSQLTYTIPNRLRESHGLNRPGLECLAAQGTKLIVTCDTGSTNLEEILYARGLGMDVIVTDHHTLPDDRPEVVAIINPRYFADDHPLFNLSGVAVAFKLVEALYEQYPTVPQQPLEQLLDLVAIGLIADLVTLQGDCRYLAQRGIAQLRSQKDPGTTTRPGIHALLNLCKRNGDRPTDIGFGIGPRINAISRIKGDARFGVELLTSRDTKICHQLAAETEILNSRRKGLQKSVTTEIDKRLQNIDLSTTGVIILTDPQWPTGVLGLAASHVAQTCGRPAILLNTQDGEIAKGSARSIANIDLYSLLQSQRHLLLGFGGHPFAAGLSLPLDKLPLFSEAVNQQFWQSYGAQISLDPILPVDLQVTVADLGQELFREFNLLEPYGMGNPAPKLLLENVQVQRPSFRNIKDRTGNKVSYLKTSFSITDYPPKTDDNGQPIQCPGIWWGHHPDELTQNEPLDLVVELDFNTYDRQYEVRLIDFRLHQPQRIIPSQTSANLIDRRSPHFPDHGLAPQGHVLRTCPSSWSELRRAYQQAIAAQQPLVLDYRFQPQCPETIVEELKAQWHKQQNPELSPLSLQKQWDFSHALACQILTLLKQYTPALAPGIPWPKTLIRQIETLIAEEQFQKQYFSQVPLTPEVLTTVADSI; encoded by the coding sequence ATGGCCCAATTTCGCTGGCAATTGATCCCCCCTGTTACGCCCCCGGCCATTTTTGTCGAACAGGTGCGTCATTATTGTGATCAATCCAGCGGTAAATTTGCCGCCCAATTGTTATGGCAAAGGGGCATTCAGTCGGCGGCTCAGTTGGCCGGATTTCTCTCGCCGGAATGTTACACCCCCACCAGCGCTTGGGAATTCGGCCAGGAAATGAAATGGGCCGTACAAAGGTTAGGCCAAGCTATGGCCAAAGGAGAAAAGGTCACTATTTGGGGCGATTTTGACGCTGATGGCATTACTTCCACCGCTGTTTTATGGGAGGGTTTGGGGCAGTTTCTTGCCCAAGGTTCCCAGTTGACCTATACCATTCCTAATCGTTTGCGGGAGTCCCATGGCCTCAATCGACCGGGCTTAGAATGCTTGGCCGCCCAAGGCACTAAGCTGATTGTCACCTGCGACACTGGTAGTACGAATTTAGAAGAAATTCTCTATGCCCGCGGGTTAGGAATGGATGTCATTGTCACCGATCACCATACTTTGCCGGACGATCGCCCGGAAGTAGTGGCCATCATTAACCCCCGCTACTTTGCCGATGACCATCCTTTGTTTAACCTTTCCGGGGTGGCAGTAGCGTTTAAGTTGGTGGAAGCCCTATATGAGCAATACCCTACGGTGCCCCAACAACCTTTGGAGCAATTACTGGATTTAGTGGCGATTGGTTTAATTGCCGATTTGGTTACCCTCCAAGGGGATTGTCGTTACCTGGCCCAACGGGGGATTGCCCAACTACGTAGCCAAAAAGATCCTGGCACCACCACCCGTCCTGGTATTCATGCTCTCCTTAATCTCTGTAAGCGCAACGGCGATCGGCCCACAGACATTGGTTTTGGCATTGGCCCCCGCATCAACGCCATCAGTCGTATTAAGGGGGATGCCCGCTTTGGGGTGGAACTGCTCACTAGCCGGGATACCAAAATTTGTCACCAGTTGGCCGCTGAAACAGAAATTTTAAACAGTAGGCGTAAGGGCCTGCAAAAATCGGTTACTACAGAGATTGACAAACGACTTCAAAATATTGACTTGTCCACTACCGGGGTGATTATTCTCACTGATCCCCAATGGCCCACTGGAGTACTGGGGTTGGCCGCTAGCCACGTGGCCCAGACCTGTGGCCGCCCTGCCATTTTGCTCAACACCCAAGACGGAGAAATTGCTAAGGGATCAGCCCGTTCCATTGCCAATATTGATCTTTACTCCTTATTACAAAGTCAACGGCATTTGCTCTTAGGTTTTGGCGGCCATCCCTTTGCCGCCGGTTTGAGTTTACCCCTGGATAAATTGCCTTTGTTCAGCGAAGCGGTGAACCAACAATTTTGGCAGAGCTATGGAGCCCAAATTAGTTTAGATCCCATTTTGCCGGTGGATCTCCAGGTAACAGTGGCGGATCTAGGGCAAGAACTTTTTCGAGAATTTAATTTGCTCGAACCCTACGGTATGGGCAACCCCGCCCCCAAGTTACTGCTGGAAAATGTGCAGGTGCAACGGCCCAGTTTTCGCAACATCAAAGACCGCACGGGCAATAAAGTTTCCTACCTTAAAACCAGTTTTTCGATAACGGACTATCCGCCCAAAACCGATGACAATGGTCAGCCCATTCAATGTCCAGGGATCTGGTGGGGTCACCATCCCGATGAACTGACCCAAAATGAGCCACTGGATTTAGTGGTGGAATTAGACTTCAACACCTACGACCGACAGTATGAAGTGCGCCTGATCGATTTCCGTTTACATCAACCCCAACGGATTATCCCTAGTCAAACTAGTGCTAATTTAATTGACCGCCGTTCCCCCCATTTCCCAGACCATGGTCTTGCTCCCCAAGGTCATGTTCTCCGCACTTGTCCCAGTAGTTGGTCAGAATTACGCCGGGCCTACCAACAGGCGATCGCCGCCCAGCAACCTCTGGTGTTGGATTATCGTTTTCAACCCCAATGTCCTGAAACCATAGTGGAAGAATTGAAAGCACAATGGCACAAACAACAAAATCCAGAGCTTTCTCCCCTCAGCTTGCAAAAACAGTGGGATTTTAGCCATGCCCTGGCTTGCCAAATCCTTACCCTACTCAAGCAGTACACTCCAGCGCTTGCGCCCGGTATTCCCTGGCCGAAAACTTTGATCAGACAAATTGAGACTTTAATTGCTGAAGAACAATTCCAAAAGCAATACTTTAGCCAAGTCCCCCTCACCCCTGAGGTTTTGACTACTGTGGCTGACAGCATCTAA
- a CDS encoding VapE domain-containing protein, producing MASRKTQVQSQEKPAYFLEWEASKVAPEIIDKNVTFLEGNNAYEALLYSLGEEARTNSGQLRQKYLLRYNHLFAGGWFCSTLDPLANFSRTDWGCFKPLEPKEKDGKTIKYEHPPNTPPRAFFLEIGEAQYQKISELWEVGKTGKFWEWLQANPTIPLIITEGAKKAGALLSAGYPAIALPGVNSGYRTLDEEKYLIPEITKMGQPGREIILCFDQDSRFKTQKMVNRAILETGKLLLNQTGRVSVMDWEPAQGKGIDDWIAAHGEKELHQLVENRLSLAEFGEKKIRKVRKITQNAHFLDFLRETELDKKLKYNLLSLEIELDGKQFDDPDWFYMWFCDRYSVEVSEKIFFGGVNYFAQSNKYHPVKDYLESVADLPPVDLDNAAARYFGLTDPISNILLKRWLIGAVARIHKPGCKLQGALILYGKGGRGKSTFFEKLGGPFYGGDVDDIRGKDNLLKQHNYWIIECQEFDQITSRSQAAALKGWITTDTDQIRPPYARKASPHRRGFAIGGSVNGIEFLSDPTGSRRFWILDVGNKFVNNDLLESERDNLWAAVVQAYIAGERWHLTAEEENKVSDSNKRYEVSDEWTGIIEEYISGRNALTAMEILTEVLEFEEKAITRKESLRITNILTSLGWGKIGQRREIYQGRSRRGNWWVRPEVMEAMESGKLSPQASIAEIKGLYLSELNQEGVLTPPSYSPPPSTSPESSIRRLEPNDRNKNGQVSYTTPKIEQKKEKEKTSPGENGSYANEKTNKTPLGILDDSHRESQIEEINGYKEILGLTTEDLCKKAQELVGKDSIFDCSPADLINLIYWLRRQLP from the coding sequence ATGGCAAGCCGGAAAACGCAAGTACAGTCACAAGAAAAGCCAGCTTATTTTCTAGAATGGGAAGCATCAAAAGTAGCCCCAGAAATTATAGATAAAAATGTTACTTTTCTAGAAGGAAACAACGCCTATGAAGCCCTCTTATATTCGCTGGGAGAGGAAGCCAGGACAAATTCCGGTCAATTACGACAGAAATATTTACTGCGTTATAATCACCTTTTTGCTGGTGGTTGGTTTTGTTCAACTCTTGATCCTCTGGCTAACTTTTCTCGTACTGACTGGGGCTGTTTCAAGCCCTTAGAACCAAAGGAAAAAGACGGGAAGACAATCAAGTATGAGCATCCCCCCAATACACCCCCCAGGGCATTCTTTCTAGAAATTGGGGAAGCTCAATATCAGAAAATTTCTGAGCTTTGGGAAGTGGGAAAGACGGGTAAATTTTGGGAATGGTTACAAGCTAACCCAACCATTCCCCTAATCATCACAGAAGGAGCCAAAAAAGCCGGGGCATTACTTAGCGCAGGTTACCCAGCTATAGCGTTGCCAGGGGTGAATTCTGGTTATCGAACGCTAGATGAGGAAAAATATCTCATTCCCGAAATCACGAAAATGGGCCAGCCAGGGCGGGAAATTATTCTCTGCTTTGACCAAGATAGCCGCTTTAAAACCCAAAAGATGGTCAACCGGGCCATTCTGGAAACCGGGAAATTATTGTTAAATCAAACCGGCCGGGTTTCTGTAATGGATTGGGAACCGGCGCAGGGGAAAGGCATTGATGACTGGATCGCCGCCCATGGGGAAAAAGAACTCCATCAGCTAGTGGAGAACCGGCTAAGTTTAGCGGAATTTGGCGAAAAGAAAATCAGGAAAGTCCGAAAAATTACCCAAAATGCCCATTTTTTGGATTTTCTCAGGGAAACAGAACTTGATAAAAAACTTAAATACAATCTGCTCAGCCTGGAAATTGAACTGGATGGAAAACAGTTTGATGACCCCGACTGGTTTTATATGTGGTTTTGCGATCGCTATTCTGTGGAGGTCAGCGAAAAAATATTCTTTGGAGGAGTGAATTATTTTGCTCAGTCCAATAAATATCACCCTGTCAAGGATTACTTGGAATCCGTTGCAGATCTCCCCCCAGTTGACCTGGATAACGCGGCCGCACGCTATTTTGGACTGACTGATCCGATCTCCAATATTTTGTTGAAGCGATGGTTAATTGGGGCGGTGGCCCGGATACATAAGCCCGGATGTAAGCTTCAGGGGGCTTTGATTCTTTACGGTAAAGGGGGGCGGGGAAAATCCACCTTCTTTGAGAAATTAGGCGGCCCCTTTTATGGGGGAGACGTTGACGATATTCGCGGCAAAGATAACCTGCTCAAACAACATAACTATTGGATTATTGAATGCCAGGAATTTGACCAGATTACTTCCAGAAGTCAGGCGGCCGCCCTCAAGGGCTGGATCACCACAGATACCGACCAGATCCGCCCCCCCTATGCGAGAAAAGCATCCCCCCACCGCCGGGGCTTTGCGATTGGTGGGTCAGTTAATGGGATTGAATTTTTGTCCGATCCCACTGGCTCTAGACGATTTTGGATTTTGGATGTTGGCAACAAATTTGTTAACAATGATTTGTTGGAAAGTGAAAGGGACAATCTTTGGGCCGCCGTGGTTCAGGCTTATATCGCTGGGGAACGTTGGCACTTGACAGCCGAGGAAGAAAACAAAGTTTCGGATAGTAACAAACGCTATGAAGTTTCTGATGAGTGGACTGGGATTATAGAGGAATATATTTCTGGTCGTAACGCATTGACAGCCATGGAAATTTTAACTGAGGTTTTGGAGTTTGAAGAAAAAGCCATTACAAGAAAAGAATCTCTGCGAATAACAAACATTCTTACTTCCCTAGGTTGGGGGAAAATTGGGCAAAGGCGGGAAATTTACCAAGGGAGATCAAGACGGGGTAACTGGTGGGTTAGACCAGAGGTTATGGAGGCAATGGAAAGCGGAAAACTCAGTCCCCAAGCCAGTATCGCGGAAATTAAAGGGCTGTATCTTTCTGAGCTAAATCAGGAGGGTGTCTTAACCCCCCCGTCTTATTCTCCCCCCCCGTCTACATCTCCAGAAAGTAGTATAAGACGGCTAGAACCCAATGATAGGAACAAAAATGGGCAAGTGTCTTATACTACCCCTAAAATTGAGCAAAAAAAAGAAAAAGAAAAAACTTCCCCCGGAGAGAACGGGAGCTATGCAAACGAAAAAACTAATAAAACTCCCTTGGGGATACTGGATGATTCCCACAGAGAAAGCCAGATAGAAGAAATAAATGGCTATAAAGAGATATTGGGGTTAACTACTGAAGACTTATGCAAAAAAGCCCAAGAATTAGTGGGGAAAGACTCAATCTTTGATTGCTCCCCCGCCGACTTGATAAACCTAATTTACTGGCTAAGGAGGCAATTACCATGA
- a CDS encoding collagen-like protein → MELKPQIALEVALQVKAYFEANLSVIANFIYAKLEANLFVRLQASVEVWLQNNINLFVALIYAKLEANLYLRLEPNIKIYIDNNPKFRGPDGAKGEKGDKGDRGERGLQGLPGQDGAKGEKGDRGDRGERGERGLPGLKGDKGEKGDKGDRGERGERGLPGLKGDKGEKGDKGDRGERGERGLPGLKGDKGEKGDKGDRGERGERGLPGLKGDKGEKGDKGDRGERGERGLPGLKGDKGEKGDKGDRGERGLPGKDGLTDLTFTPRLFWNPNNNRLELRLTINGTTKTTTVTIPMECDFSELIEYLQDIQDKVTITPDIQAGECGDPSEPGDWYQYIPGTAVPAGGLEEAFTLLSNQIKELHETACQGVQPKVPVRDLPQVIECVKDEETGDVQVQAMSLGDMETNLGFVPPWAIGVAKDVIAPWAIDQALNWLGNWLTEQTKINQEIICKIEAGGDCSVLLPDPSAVWNTKGSYLLFYWYLEGQPNWKHTTQLAEPIDAITNPGDPASVWATYFAGLEIKIGNQWAQIYTADKRRRSPLYRGWFWDKQEAEDKLYQIAALSKIPIREFNNPKFTEVKNQTVHLTNQGKIMKLRKVCVAVKTEDSDQITIVRGYERPQEN, encoded by the coding sequence GTGGAATTAAAACCCCAGATTGCTTTGGAAGTGGCCCTTCAGGTGAAGGCTTACTTTGAAGCAAACCTGAGTGTCATTGCCAATTTCATTTACGCCAAGTTAGAGGCAAATTTATTTGTCAGACTCCAGGCCAGTGTTGAGGTTTGGCTTCAGAACAACATCAATTTGTTTGTGGCGCTAATTTACGCCAAGCTGGAAGCCAATTTGTATCTGCGGCTTGAGCCAAATATCAAAATTTATATCGACAACAATCCTAAATTTCGGGGGCCAGATGGTGCCAAGGGTGAGAAGGGGGACAAGGGCGATCGCGGTGAGCGGGGTTTGCAGGGATTACCTGGTCAAGATGGTGCCAAGGGTGAGAAGGGGGACAGAGGCGATCGCGGGGAACGTGGGGAACGCGGCTTACCCGGATTGAAGGGGGATAAAGGTGAGAAGGGGGACAAAGGCGATCGCGGGGAACGTGGGGAACGCGGCTTACCCGGATTGAAGGGGGATAAAGGTGAGAAGGGGGACAAAGGCGATCGCGGGGAACGTGGGGAACGCGGCTTACCCGGATTGAAGGGGGATAAAGGTGAGAAGGGGGACAAAGGCGATCGCGGGGAACGTGGGGAACGCGGCTTACCCGGATTGAAGGGGGATAAAGGTGAGAAGGGGGACAAAGGCGATCGCGGGGAACGTGGGGAACGCGGCTTACCCGGATTGAAGGGGGATAAAGGTGAGAAGGGGGACAAGGGCGATCGCGGGGAGCGTGGTTTACCTGGCAAAGATGGGCTAACAGACTTGACCTTTACTCCCCGGTTATTCTGGAACCCGAATAACAATAGGCTTGAGCTAAGGCTCACCATCAATGGCACTACAAAAACCACTACCGTAACCATCCCCATGGAATGCGATTTTTCAGAATTAATCGAATATTTACAAGACATTCAAGACAAAGTGACCATTACTCCAGACATTCAAGCCGGGGAATGTGGTGATCCTTCTGAACCTGGGGACTGGTATCAGTACATCCCTGGCACCGCAGTACCGGCGGGGGGATTAGAGGAAGCCTTTACCCTGCTATCGAATCAAATTAAGGAATTACATGAAACGGCCTGCCAGGGAGTACAGCCAAAAGTCCCTGTCAGAGATTTGCCCCAGGTGATCGAGTGCGTGAAAGATGAAGAAACTGGGGATGTTCAAGTTCAAGCCATGAGCCTAGGCGATATGGAAACAAACCTGGGTTTTGTTCCCCCCTGGGCCATTGGTGTTGCCAAAGATGTCATTGCACCATGGGCGATTGACCAAGCTTTAAATTGGTTGGGGAACTGGTTGACGGAACAGACCAAGATTAACCAAGAAATAATTTGCAAAATTGAGGCTGGGGGAGACTGTAGCGTTCTACTCCCTGATCCGTCGGCGGTTTGGAACACTAAGGGGAGTTATTTGCTGTTTTACTGGTATTTGGAGGGACAACCCAACTGGAAACACACCACACAATTGGCGGAACCGATAGATGCCATTACCAATCCGGGTGATCCTGCCTCTGTTTGGGCTACCTATTTTGCGGGGCTAGAAATCAAAATTGGCAATCAATGGGCACAAATTTATACGGCTGATAAACGACGGCGATCGCCCTTGTACAGGGGATGGTTTTGGGATAAGCAGGAAGCGGAAGACAAACTTTATCAAATTGCCGCCCTATCTAAAATTCCTATCAGGGAATTTAACAATCCCAAATTTACAGAAGTGAAAAACCAAACTGTTCACTTGACCAACCAAGGCAAAATCATGAAGCTACGCAAGGTTTGTGTGGCGGTTAAAACGGAAGATTCAGATCAAATAACCATTGTGAGGGGATATGAGCGCCCACAAGAGAACTAA
- a CDS encoding peptidoglycan-binding protein: MATLNTILSIAAAEIGVTESPRNSNRTKYGAWYGMNGQPWCAMFVSWVFDRAGSPLPVMQQGAPSGAAYCPFIEHYAKRQGRWYSKPQPGDLALFHFGKREAVHIGIVETVMIAGQFNSIEGNTSATSNDNGGAVMRRSRNVSQCRGFYRPVFGPKKTGVDAYYRLIRLTDPFMWGEDIRAWQIQANWFGYGLNPDGVYGPKSETACKKFQATRGLVVDGVIGDITWKETFKKLN; encoded by the coding sequence ATGGCTACCCTCAACACAATCCTAAGCATTGCCGCCGCTGAAATTGGGGTCACAGAATCCCCCAGAAATAGCAATCGTACCAAATATGGGGCTTGGTATGGCATGAATGGTCAGCCGTGGTGTGCCATGTTTGTTAGTTGGGTATTTGACCGGGCCGGCTCTCCCCTGCCTGTCATGCAACAGGGAGCGCCCAGCGGAGCCGCTTATTGTCCTTTTATTGAGCATTACGCTAAACGCCAGGGACGATGGTACAGCAAACCCCAACCTGGGGACTTGGCTCTGTTTCACTTTGGCAAGCGAGAAGCCGTTCACATTGGCATTGTGGAAACAGTCATGATTGCCGGTCAATTTAACAGCATCGAGGGCAATACCAGTGCAACTAGCAATGACAACGGCGGGGCCGTCATGCGGCGATCGCGTAATGTGAGCCAATGCCGGGGATTCTACCGCCCCGTGTTTGGCCCTAAAAAGACTGGGGTGGATGCCTATTATCGTCTGATCCGATTGACCGACCCTTTTATGTGGGGGGAAGATATTCGAGCCTGGCAAATCCAAGCCAATTGGTTTGGGTATGGTTTAAACCCTGACGGTGTGTATGGGCCAAAATCCGAAACAGCCTGTAAAAAATTCCAAGCTACCCGCGGCTTGGTAGTGGATGGTGTAATTGGTGATATTACTTGGAAAGAAACCTTCAAAAAGCTTAATTAG
- a CDS encoding spore maturation protein, producing MLESVADIFNAGAKYVIPFLLCGIPFYGLVVKKVKVYEVFVDGAQEGFTIAVRIIPFLVAMLVAIAMFRASGMLDLLLTLLSPVLSLVNFPPDNLLLALMRPLSGSGSFGIFADLVEQHGPDSLTAKTAATMFGSTETTFYVLAVYFGSVGIKKIRYALLAGLMADVVGIFSAVYICQFLFG from the coding sequence ATGCTCGAATCCGTCGCCGACATTTTCAACGCCGGAGCAAAATACGTTATCCCTTTTCTGCTCTGTGGTATTCCCTTTTATGGCCTAGTGGTCAAAAAGGTTAAAGTTTACGAAGTTTTTGTGGATGGGGCCCAGGAAGGCTTCACCATTGCGGTGCGGATTATTCCTTTTCTGGTGGCCATGCTGGTGGCGATCGCCATGTTTCGGGCTTCGGGAATGTTGGATCTGTTGCTGACGTTGCTCAGTCCAGTGTTAAGCCTGGTCAATTTTCCTCCAGATAATTTGCTCCTAGCCTTAATGCGTCCCTTATCCGGTAGCGGTTCCTTTGGCATTTTCGCAGACTTGGTAGAGCAACATGGCCCGGATTCCCTGACCGCTAAAACTGCGGCTACTATGTTTGGTTCCACGGAAACCACCTTTTATGTGCTGGCGGTGTACTTTGGCTCAGTGGGCATCAAGAAAATTCGCTATGCTCTCCTAGCGGGTCTAATGGCCGATGTGGTAGGGATTTTTTCCGCAGTTTATATTTGCCAATTTTTATTTGGTTAG
- a CDS encoding IS630 transposase-related protein has translation MAYDLDLRLRVISFLEEGNGVTKASKIFKVGRETIYRWLSRENLEPTKVKNRRRKIDIKELEKDVMENPDMPMKERAKKFGVTPSALSYRFKEMGITRKKNSYYIKKEMKKKEQNIKKS, from the coding sequence ATGGCATACGATCTAGATTTACGGCTAAGAGTAATAAGTTTTCTAGAAGAAGGGAATGGTGTAACGAAGGCATCAAAAATATTTAAGGTAGGTAGAGAGACAATTTATAGATGGTTAAGCCGGGAAAATCTGGAACCAACGAAGGTAAAGAACCGGCGTCGGAAGATAGATATAAAAGAGCTGGAGAAAGATGTGATGGAAAATCCGGATATGCCGATGAAAGAGAGAGCAAAGAAATTCGGTGTAACTCCTAGTGCACTGTCATATAGATTTAAAGAAATGGGAATTACGAGAAAAAAAAACAGTTACTATATAAAGAAAGAGATGAAGAAAAAAGAGCAGAATATCAAAAAATCCTGA
- a CDS encoding transposase gives MYGWSKRGERVYGERQGKRGKKENLVAGRRKNKKDLIAPMLFSGSLNAEGFEGWLELYLIPALTIPSVLIMDNAPIHRKSRIRKIVEEAGHTVLFLPTYSPDLNDIEHDFSALKRARTYASPGVSIDEIIRNYCVA, from the coding sequence GTGTACGGATGGTCAAAAAGAGGAGAGAGAGTATATGGGGAAAGGCAAGGAAAAAGAGGAAAGAAAGAAAACCTTGTGGCAGGTAGAAGAAAAAACAAAAAAGACCTGATAGCACCGATGCTATTTAGTGGAAGTTTAAATGCCGAAGGTTTTGAAGGATGGCTTGAATTATACCTGATACCTGCATTAACAATTCCATCGGTATTAATTATGGATAATGCGCCTATTCATAGAAAGAGTAGGATTAGAAAAATAGTGGAAGAGGCAGGACATACAGTTTTGTTTTTACCTACCTACTCGCCAGATCTTAATGACATAGAGCATGATTTTAGTGCATTGAAAAGAGCAAGAACATACGCCTCTCCAGGTGTAAGCATAGATGAAATTATCCGTAACTACTGTGTAGCATAA